The genomic stretch ATGCCTTTTTGTTCAGTATTTCTTTATTTAGTTAATGTTATGCCCGTCCTTTACTATGTGCCCATTTTCTCTGTTATGTTTTGCATTCATTTTTATGTGCCTCAACATCATTGCGTTTGAATGCAGGAAATGAAACGGCAGGCACAAGCACAAGCCCAGGCCCAAGCTCAAGGTCAAAGCATGATACCAAATGGAGATGTAAAGGTTAAAAATGAGCTTTAAATGCCTCTTTCTTTGATGTATGAGGTTCTTGAAGTCTCGCTTACCATGTTTGCATCCTTCTGGTTGTTGATACAAAGCTTAATAGATACAATCATGACAAGTATCTAATTCTTCTGGTTGTTGCTGCAAGGCCATGGATACACACACTCATGTATCATAGAGTTAATTGTTGCATAACTCTGCAGCGTATGGTGGGCAAgaatatgataatataattagtTTTTATCTTGTTGAGAAATTGAAGACATTCTTTTAAGACAAGTATCCGAATTGTGTACTATTCTTTTCTAATGCTTTATTTCAgttgttataattaatttggtgTTGGGTACTCGTTTGTTAtattccttcttcttttcttatcTTCTGTGTTTAGATAGACGTGCTTGCTTCTTTTTATTTCTAAGTTAGACCTACCGGAATATTTGATCAAACTTACAAAACTATTGCGTACAGAGATTATAGTTTTCTCAGGATTTCAGAACTAATGACCACTATTGATCTTTATGCTAGTGTCGTGTCCAAATCGATGATTGATATGTATGAAGGATTGTAGTTCCATAGTAGGGAGTATTATTGGGATAAAGAAAATTGTACTCTTCTTAATTATGAAACATTCCAAGAATGTTGCTTTTGTGAAATAATGTTTGTGTACTGAAGACTAAAATGTTGGGTTCCCATTTGTGAAATAAGTCAAAGCCACAGTAGCATTTTATTGAACTTTGAAGGGAATCTTTCTAGAGCAAGATGTGACTTggtcataatttatttatttattttcattatgaaTTCATCATGTGGTGGTTAATTTAAGTAGATTCTAAATTATTTGAGTGTTGGGTGTGCTCCAGGTATCGTCTGGCTGTATTtaccattttcttttaaatttagcAAACATATTCAGCATGTTTACATGTAAAGACTTGAATATAAAACTGACATAACTTTATACTGATTTTCAGCCTTAGCTAATTCATGGTTATGCCTCTGGGGTTTTGTATACTAAATTCTGTTCTATAAAAGAAAAGTTAGTATTCATCTGTTGTGCTACTCATTTTCTAGCATGGGTAATTCCTAATTATAAGATAGGAAGTCATGTATAGTACCATTTACTTCATACTCAACAAAATTTTCTCAGGCCTCTTTTTAGAGTTgctcaataatatttaaaaacttCATGTTCTCAGAAAAAAGGAAATGAAATTTTAGTATAAGAACTAACTAGACTTCTGACTTGTTCTCTGTATCTGGATCTTCTTCCTAAGCATGATTTTGCACTTGTGATAGATATTTGCTTGTGCTACTATTTCATTTAGCTTGATTTGTGGCAATGGTCAAGACCAGAACTCCCACCAAGAAGAGCAGTTGGGCTCATCGACATAATGGCCAGACTCAAAACAGCTCCAGTCATCGATGGATGATGCCAGGTCTAAAACTTCAGTTTCTTTCCCAACACTCTCAACATCTCTACTGTTACTATCATCACCATGATGCACTTCAACTATTTTTTTAAAGCTCTTCAAATCTTTTGACTCAAACGAAGCTTCTATACCCTTTTCAGTGTGATCAGACTCTAATTCACcactcccttcatcttttcccaGCAAGGTCGTCACTTCCTGCAACTGTTGAAAGGAACAAAGGTAAGTTTCTATCGAATTGTTGTCAATAGTTGAATAATCATGCTCTAAATAGAATACATAATTGAATGCGTCATGTCTTGAATCTTGATTACCTGGTTGTTCAGTTCTTGATTCTCCCTCTTTAGTGACTCAAAACTAGAAACTAAGTTGCTATAACTACCCTTAAGTATGTTGTACTCTCTTTCAATCTGTTTGGTCCTTGACCTGGCTCTCCTGTTCTGGAACCATATGGCCACCTGGCGAGGCTGCAGCCCGAGCTCTCCGGCCAGCTTCTGCTTTGCCCGAGACTCTGGCCTTGAATCCGACTGGAACATGCCTTCTAGTGACTTGAGTTGTTCATCACTAAATCTCTTCTTGTTATTTTCCCTACATGTCATTGTGTTCTTCATcttatactactactactactactactgctcttGGTTTTTTGTATGTGTTTTTGGTGATTTGATAATTCTTTTGTGTGGTTCAGAACTGAAATTTTATTTGGCTGTAAAAGAGTGTGAACTAAGCGATGAATTTCTAGACTTTCAGGATCCATTAATGGAAGACTATATATATTTGGGGCAGGTGGTGGGGGCATTTTgcttgaactttttttttttttcaataaaagaAAAGTGTGGAACATTATTTGTAGCCTTGTACTCAGATGTTGCTGTTTGatccttttttttaatttttttagtgtaATTTTGAGTCTGGCCGACTTGGCTCttgttttttaacatttttttaatagACTTTCTTTATTGGTGTTTTAAATGTTTTAATGATGATGTTTTCTTTATTTCTAAAATTATATATCTGAAATTTCGAGAAAGTTAATAATTTTTTGTTTAGAAAAATTCCCAATAGTACAAAATGTTTAATATCTCATACTTTTGTTTTTTGCTttctgaaaaaaaattattttaaacaaattataaTCATAAATTGACATATTTAGCTGTTAATATTCGATGATGTaggaaattttataaataaactgAGGATTAATTTTGCAAAtgtcatagttttttttttatttattttaaatatttgaatattatgaacAACCAAGTCTTGTTGATATAATTGAACACTTAATATTTAAGTGgtatattaatttttaacattttctCAGCTCAGAAATGACTTTAGTGAAAAGAAAGAAGACTTTACAATACAAATGCTTAGTTGCCACGTTGCTCGAAGGCCATTTAGAGGTTGGAATTAGTATCATAGTGTGGGGACAAAGCCAGGCCAATCTGTCAAAGCTTGGACCAATCATTTCATTCCACCTGTCCCAGGTCAGCATATTCGGTCCCACGTGTCTATACCACGTGCTGAAAATTTACGCTCAATAATGAATATGTCTATTTCTCATTGCTACGTGTCAACGTATTCATGGTCCATCAATCTAAAGCTTATTTATTAACCCCACACGTGAAACCATAACCTCAAATTCATGGTATTATTAACTTgtgatttgaaaataataatattattttactgCCGCAGTCTAACTACtcccaatattttttaaatatatattgttaTCACTTAGTTAATTTGAGCAACACGTGAAACATAACTTGAAATTATTAGTTTTGAGAGGCTGCATCGTATACATTGTTTGCAAGGAAGAGTTTCCTTCAACCAATTGAGGGTTTTAGgtagggtttatatatttttgatcttgtattttgtcttattatctgtttaaattttgtattttgataaattattttttggtcgaacctgtttaccgagatttttggaaattatattaataaatattaagcAAGATTAATGCTGAAGAATTTAGGAGATAAAgacagaatttttacgtggtggggacgttaatgagccttagtccacgagttagtTGTATTAGAGTTTGGAAAGCTTTTTACAATtaagtttctctctatgtttcgACAGAGTAACAGTATACAAGTCTTAGGGAGAGaccttctccagtgctctgtaacctgtatttataggctctcaGGAGTACTGGATTTGGGCCGGACTGACCCGGGCCCAACAATGATATAAATGCCCTTGGCTTCTCTGTCGAAAGCCCAATGTAAATGATAAAAATACAAGAAGACTAATAATTATCAAGGCCCAATGGGGCGgctcaagaactatatttcgcctgACAAagtggggcttttggtctgggcattccgagttacgaggcagatttagGGGACAAAGTCAACTAGTGTACTGGCGCCGCAAGTCTGAACCAGCGacatgcaatcccgaggtggccttttctgcaggtgaaaagtggggacaacccccacgcgttatggggcggcttcagggtcacggatgccttTTCCTGCCAACCTAGAGAATTTGACACGGGTTCATTTACCTCTGCCCCTCTTCGTTTACCGCAGGCCCGAACcatttaccaggctccgggaccgttCGTACACCTTGACTGTATCCCCGATTGGCCATACGTCTCCCGGGCGACTATCCCGGATCATCTCCCCTGGACACCATCCGGGTCCGGAACAACACTTGGGCCATCGTCCTTGGTTACTCCCGTACTAcgcgggcctgggctgggcccatatccaatcgcccagaccatgggcctggaccatcatcctgggcccacgacaggaaatggggatagcagaaccctaaatctgattttggtcaatgttttctcaactaaaatcacaaataatttacaaaactaacaattcaaaacaaaaataaaatcattctgcttaaaaactgtgttgttatattcaattttttcttaatcaaaattgagtttagggttctattttaactattttacaaaacatagggtccaaaatgtaatttttcaaaacacaaggttcaaacagataatgagacaaaacacatgatccaaaaaggtataaacccttctAGGTATAAGCTTAGCTTTGTGAACAAGAAATTTGTACTTTAGGAAATTAGATACACAATTTCAAATATTAGATACTCAAAGAGGTTTTTTGTAATCCTAAAACAACcattaaaaaatttgttttaaTGCAGTTCATGCAGCTatattagacttaaaatcaatgttAAAGTTTCTATTTTTTTGGTTGAAAGTTGCACGGAATAGGCATGGACATAACGATCATTACATTTCATTAGATTTTTTAATAATTGCTTCAATATCGATGTAAACTTTCTATTTTAACTAAATATCCAGTTCCATCTtctaatttgaaaaatattttttttgaataatGTATTTTGTAAATTAGTTAAAAATAGTTCAATGAACTGGATTTTTATAAAACTATTTTTGAATATGTCCTCTTAAAGATTAAAGATTGATACTTGTTGGGTATCTACATGTTGCTCGAGTTAATGACATTGTATATAAAACCTTAGGATCaaaatattttgactaaaatcATGAATATATTTTTAGCCTATTTATAAAATATGAggtctaaaaaaaatatttttaaaaaaaataagtatttattaaaaacttaaaTTCTAAAATAGTGTTATCCCAATTTCaaaatatgtttatttatcaTTAGATCTACTATGCATTTCATTTACGAAAGAAACtagaaatttgatttttttttattttttatcaaaaataaataaataaattaatcaaCTAGATTTGTTGACCGTGTAAGTATTATTATAGAAACTTGATACCAA from Humulus lupulus chromosome 5, drHumLupu1.1, whole genome shotgun sequence encodes the following:
- the LOC133778697 gene encoding homeobox-leucine zipper protein ATHB-12-like; this translates as MKNTMTCRENNKKRFSDEQLKSLEGMFQSDSRPESRAKQKLAGELGLQPRQVAIWFQNRRARSRTKQIEREYNILKGSYSNLVSSFESLKRENQELNNQLQEVTTLLGKDEGSGELESDHTEKGIEASFESKDLKSFKKIVEVHHGDDSNSRDVESVGKETEVLDLASSIDDWSCFESGHYVDEPNCSSWWEFWS